The sequence ATTGGGAATAATCCCGATCCTTCTATAGTAAGGGCTTATTTGCAGTTTGACCTGGGTGCAATTCCAGCAGGAGCGAATATTGTAAGTGCGGAACTAAAATTGTATCATTACAGTACGGTCGGCTCGACTGATTTTACTATTGGAATGCATAGAGTAACAGGCAACTGGCAGGAGAATACAATTTCATGGAACAACCAGCCTACTTATCAACCTATTGCCGGAAGCACAAAATTAATAAATACTGATAAAACTGGTTGGATATCCTGGGATATCACTGCTTTATTACAGGGCTGGCTGGATGGCAGCATGATTAATTATGGTGTAGTGCTAAGAAAAGCAGATGAACTTTTAGGTGGGACTTACATTCGTTGCCGCTCTTCTGATTATACGGTTGATCCCACACAGTGTCCCAAATTAGAGGTTATCTATTATCTTCCTTGAAATATATTGAAATTATTTGCTATAAAGGTGTATATTTAAAGTACCCACATATGCCTTTTTAAAATAGTATAGTATTATTATGAATAATTAAAAAGGAGGTTAATAAATGGATAGACAAGCTTTTATCGATAAGATGGCTGCCAAACTTAAACAATGGGATGCAGAGATTGAAAAGTTAGAAGCAAAAGCAGAGGAGAAAGAAGCTGATGCCAGGATGGAATATGATAAGAAAATCGAAAAATTACAAAATAAAAAAGAAGAAGCTCAAAAAAAATTGGATGAAGTCAAGAATGCTAGTGAAGAAGCCTGGGGCGAACTAAAGGCAGGAGCTGAAAAAGCATTGGGTAATCTAAAGAATTCTTTTGATGATGCTATTAATAAATTTAAATAATCAATTTAAAAAAAGAATTATTTACTTTTATTATTGATTAAGAAGATATATAGGATGTTTCTCTGTTTGTATCCTTAAGAAATTCAAATAGGCTATTCACTGGCATAAGAAGAAGAGATATTATAAAAAAAGAGCGGCGAATTATGAAAATCGCCGCTCTTTTTTGTTATCTATTTATTTTTCCGGTTCTGTGGGAAGTGGACCAAAACCAACCTCCTGCAGCCACCATATAAATATAATCATGCAAGTCAATATATTAGATAATTTTATTTTGGTAGTTTGAAAAAGATTGCAACAGCAGATACAATGTTATTATGTTTATAAAATATTAGAAGTAGTAATATATTTAGATAAACTAATTTAGAATCATAATGGAGTTTCTTATTTTCCCATGACAGACAGAATTGATAAAGATAAGGATGGTATAGATTTTAATTGG is a genomic window of Atribacterota bacterium containing:
- a CDS encoding DNRLRE domain-containing protein; the protein is SVSPDITTTYALTATNNHGSTTSIINITVNQTVIVEQTVTIQPGPAEGKDADVSSASVNNNFAHYPDLYIGNNPDPSIVRAYLQFDLGAIPAGANIVSAELKLYHYSTVGSTDFTIGMHRVTGNWQENTISWNNQPTYQPIAGSTKLINTDKTGWISWDITALLQGWLDGSMINYGVVLRKADELLGGTYIRCRSSDYTVDPTQCPKLEVIYYLP
- a CDS encoding coiled coil domain-containing protein, which codes for MDRQAFIDKMAAKLKQWDAEIEKLEAKAEEKEADARMEYDKKIEKLQNKKEEAQKKLDEVKNASEEAWGELKAGAEKALGNLKNSFDDAINKFK